Proteins from a genomic interval of Paenibacillus sp. RC334:
- a CDS encoding fructose-specific PTS transporter subunit EIIC: MRITDLMIKETMIMDLQATTKDGAIEELIASLEASGRINDRALFKEMIYKREAESSTGIGGGIAMPHAKTKAVNEATVVFAKSSKGVDFESLDGEPANVFFMIAAPEGAANTHLRTLAALSRLLIDTDFIGKLMNTQTPDEVSELFDTKQAEVETAKQAKEAKKEAAKAQQTPDVIVGNPDSDEFVVAVTACPTGIAHTFMAEDALIKKAKEMGVNIRVETNGSEGAQNVLTPDEIRRAKGVIVAADKKVEMARFDGKPVLQRPVSDGIRKSEELIRKALNGDAPIYRSEGRGNAEETRAEKASVGSKIYKDLMNGISHMLPFVVGGGILLAISFLFEQVAGADNPIFKLLQTIGGGTGAFHFLIPVLAGFIAMSIGDRPALMPGMVGGLMAVNSNAGFLGGLAAGFLAGYVVIFLRKAFAGLPKALDGLKPILLYPVFGLLITGAIMFYLFDPIFGGINTWLVNVLNNLGTGNAVILGLILGGMMSIDMGGPFNKAAYAFSIGVFTSSGNTNGAMMAAVMAGGMVPPLAIALASTFFKNKFTEQERKSGLTNYVLGLSFITEGAIPFAAADPLRVLTSCIVGSAIAGGLTQFWKINLPAPHGGIFVAALANHALLFLLAVAIGSVISALILGLWKKPLEAK, from the coding sequence ACAGACCTGATGATTAAAGAAACGATGATCATGGACTTGCAGGCAACGACAAAAGACGGGGCGATTGAGGAACTTATCGCCAGTCTCGAAGCCAGCGGACGCATTAATGACCGGGCATTGTTCAAAGAAATGATTTACAAACGCGAAGCAGAATCCAGCACCGGAATCGGCGGCGGCATTGCAATGCCGCATGCCAAAACCAAGGCTGTGAATGAAGCGACTGTCGTTTTCGCGAAAAGCAGTAAAGGCGTAGATTTCGAATCGTTGGATGGGGAGCCAGCGAACGTATTTTTCATGATTGCAGCTCCAGAAGGAGCAGCGAATACGCATCTTCGCACACTGGCGGCACTTTCCCGGTTATTAATTGATACTGATTTCATCGGTAAACTTATGAATACGCAAACACCGGATGAAGTATCCGAGCTGTTTGATACCAAGCAGGCCGAAGTAGAAACAGCCAAGCAAGCAAAAGAGGCGAAGAAAGAAGCTGCCAAGGCACAGCAAACGCCAGACGTTATCGTTGGCAACCCGGATTCTGACGAGTTTGTGGTTGCGGTTACAGCTTGCCCTACGGGTATTGCACACACGTTTATGGCTGAAGACGCTCTCATTAAGAAAGCGAAAGAGATGGGTGTAAATATCCGGGTAGAAACGAACGGCTCGGAAGGTGCGCAAAACGTACTAACCCCGGATGAAATTCGTCGTGCCAAAGGTGTAATCGTCGCAGCCGACAAGAAGGTCGAAATGGCCCGCTTTGACGGCAAGCCTGTATTGCAAAGACCGGTAAGTGACGGTATCCGTAAATCCGAAGAACTGATCCGCAAAGCGCTGAACGGCGATGCTCCAATTTACCGAAGCGAAGGTAGGGGGAACGCGGAGGAGACGAGAGCAGAAAAAGCCAGCGTCGGCAGTAAAATATACAAGGATTTAATGAACGGTATCTCTCATATGCTGCCATTCGTTGTAGGCGGCGGGATTTTGCTGGCGATTTCCTTCCTGTTCGAGCAGGTAGCGGGAGCAGATAATCCGATCTTCAAGCTGCTACAAACGATTGGCGGTGGAACGGGTGCGTTTCACTTCCTGATTCCTGTTCTTGCCGGATTCATCGCGATGAGTATCGGAGACCGTCCGGCACTGATGCCAGGTATGGTTGGTGGTCTGATGGCTGTAAACTCCAATGCCGGTTTCCTTGGCGGTCTGGCAGCAGGTTTCCTGGCTGGTTATGTGGTTATCTTCCTGCGTAAAGCTTTTGCAGGTCTGCCGAAAGCACTGGATGGTTTAAAACCAATCCTGTTATACCCGGTATTTGGACTCCTAATTACAGGCGCGATTATGTTCTACCTGTTCGATCCGATTTTCGGTGGTATTAATACGTGGCTTGTCAATGTTCTGAACAATTTGGGTACAGGTAATGCAGTGATTCTGGGACTGATTCTGGGTGGTATGATGTCGATTGACATGGGTGGACCTTTCAACAAAGCGGCTTATGCATTTTCAATCGGTGTCTTTACTTCCAGTGGTAACACGAACGGGGCTATGATGGCTGCTGTTATGGCGGGTGGTATGGTACCTCCGCTGGCGATCGCATTGGCTTCGACGTTCTTCAAAAATAAATTTACTGAGCAAGAGCGCAAGTCTGGTTTGACAAATTATGTACTCGGTTTGTCCTTTATTACGGAAGGAGCAATCCCATTCGCAGCTGCTGACCCTCTGCGCGTCTTAACCTCTTGTATTGTAGGTTCAGCGATTGCTGGTGGTCTGACGCAGTTTTGGAAAATCAATCTTCCAGCTCCACATGGCGGAATTTTTGTAGCAGCTCTTGCCAATCATGCTTTGCTGTTCTTGCTTGCAGTGGCGATTGGCTCCGTGATTTCCGCGCTCATTCTGGGACTGTGGAAAAAACCGCTCGAAGCGAAATAA
- a CDS encoding LysR family transcriptional regulator, which yields MDLKELTTFRTIIEEGTFSKAAAKLNYAQSTVTSQVQRLEKELGFQLFKRGWDAELTAAGNYYAEEVDGLIQHWNYVLDQAKSLKKEEIGTLHIGVIETVAATVLPEVLRQFREHKPNMTCHFTVGNTDALSNALMENTLDFAICGEPYSIPSLHFEPVYHEQIAFIVSRDHPFAAKSELHLEDLYEYPLIVGGKNCLYHIRLEKELSRFPPMPFFYTVSQISSIPSFVKTISSVGVVLSSLPLPDELITIPLQLADPSIPVGLLHSSQHQQYMPSAQKLLMQLVKEQLSAQSP from the coding sequence ATGGATCTGAAAGAGCTAACCACGTTTCGTACCATTATCGAAGAAGGAACCTTCTCAAAGGCTGCCGCCAAATTAAACTACGCACAGTCTACAGTAACCAGCCAAGTTCAGAGACTGGAGAAGGAGCTGGGATTTCAGCTTTTTAAAAGAGGATGGGATGCGGAATTAACCGCTGCGGGCAATTATTATGCGGAAGAGGTAGATGGACTTATTCAGCATTGGAATTATGTATTGGATCAGGCCAAGTCTCTGAAAAAGGAGGAAATAGGCACCCTCCACATTGGTGTGATCGAAACCGTGGCGGCTACCGTGCTGCCTGAGGTTCTGCGTCAGTTTCGGGAGCATAAGCCGAATATGACGTGCCATTTTACAGTAGGAAACACAGATGCACTCTCGAATGCTCTGATGGAGAACACACTTGATTTTGCAATTTGCGGGGAACCATACTCGATTCCTTCCCTGCACTTTGAACCTGTGTATCACGAACAGATTGCTTTTATCGTATCCCGTGATCATCCCTTTGCAGCCAAAAGCGAGCTTCATCTAGAAGACTTGTATGAATACCCGCTGATCGTTGGAGGGAAGAACTGCCTGTACCATATCCGACTGGAAAAAGAGCTTTCCCGCTTTCCGCCGATGCCGTTTTTTTATACCGTAAGCCAAATTTCGTCTATACCCTCATTTGTAAAAACGATCTCTTCGGTGGGGGTGGTTCTATCGTCATTACCTTTGCCAGATGAACTCATCACGATTCCTCTACAGTTGGCAGATCCGTCTATTCCCGTCGGACTATTACACAGCAGCCAGCACCAGCAATACATGCCTTCGGCGCAAAAACTGCTTATGCAACTGGTTAAGGAACAACTGTCTGCGCAAAGCCCCTGA
- a CDS encoding carboxymuconolactone decarboxylase family protein, which yields MKHKLITSSVREKVGDFAPAFVNYTENVLFGDVWRRSELSLRERSLITVSALVAGEHGGQLPYHLNLAKDNGLSEEELVEVITQLAFYVGWPRAASAIQIAKDVFRGGKEG from the coding sequence ATGAAGCATAAATTAATCACATCGAGTGTACGGGAAAAGGTTGGGGATTTTGCGCCCGCTTTTGTGAACTATACGGAAAATGTTCTTTTTGGGGATGTATGGAGAAGAAGTGAGCTATCTCTCAGAGAACGGAGTCTCATAACCGTTTCCGCATTGGTAGCGGGTGAGCATGGGGGGCAGCTTCCCTATCATCTGAATTTGGCCAAGGATAACGGATTATCGGAAGAAGAACTGGTCGAGGTCATCACTCAGCTTGCCTTTTATGTAGGATGGCCCCGAGCAGCCTCAGCGATTCAAATCGCCAAAGACGTATTTCGGGGAGGAAAAGAGGGTTAG
- a CDS encoding GntR family transcriptional regulator: MQYSSNNSRTAHQQSYETLRDMILNGTIPQGTKLVEEKLATQLGVSRTPIRESIRKLEQEGLIVNKRVVKLSETDLRNTFELRMLLEGHAARSAAAYLSETELLALEQCVEIGRSGSLDEVMQANKEFHEIIMSASNNSMMIGLFDRMQSVIYLFRHTVVYYHRPFLIDEHQHICEAIRAHDGDTAERLMKKHLQADLDFCLHLIR; encoded by the coding sequence ATGCAGTACAGCAGCAATAACTCCCGAACGGCGCACCAGCAATCCTATGAAACGCTACGTGATATGATCCTGAACGGAACGATTCCTCAGGGAACCAAGCTGGTCGAGGAAAAGCTTGCTACGCAGCTCGGTGTGAGCCGGACACCTATCCGTGAATCCATCCGCAAACTGGAGCAGGAGGGGCTTATCGTCAATAAGCGTGTAGTCAAGCTCTCTGAAACCGACCTGCGTAATACCTTTGAGCTGCGTATGCTGCTTGAAGGACATGCTGCGCGAAGTGCAGCAGCCTATCTGTCCGAGACAGAGCTGCTGGCTTTGGAGCAATGTGTGGAAATTGGGCGCTCCGGCTCGCTGGATGAGGTGATGCAAGCGAATAAAGAGTTTCACGAAATCATTATGAGCGCCAGCAATAATTCGATGATGATTGGTTTATTTGACCGGATGCAATCCGTCATTTATTTATTCCGTCATACGGTCGTTTACTATCATCGCCCCTTTCTGATTGACGAGCATCAGCACATTTGCGAAGCGATTCGGGCGCATGATGGTGACACGGCAGAACGGCTGATGAAGAAGCATCTCCAGGCCGATCTGGATTTTTGTCTGCATCTGATCAGATAG
- a CDS encoding BglG family transcription antiterminator LicT, giving the protein MIIRQIFNNNVIRAENQVGHEFVVIGNGLGFKKKNGQRVDEEKIEKTFVLKSDKIPQKLIDLIGETSVEYLKVADEIVGNAKKEMGDIFSDNIYISLIDHIQFAISRYRKSVGLKNSLLWQIKKFYKKEFMIGMNALDMIHAQFGIHMDEHEASFIAMHFVNARQDGQGMKQTVEITEVIDDIFNIVTDYYQLALDETSFNYSRFITHLQYFAQRMLSNEQEQRASGDNFLYEQVKDKYTKAFQCTHLINQYLESKHESAMSIDEKVYLTIHIQRVTSRNDIAGS; this is encoded by the coding sequence ATGATCATCCGGCAAATATTTAACAACAATGTTATTCGGGCCGAAAATCAGGTTGGTCATGAATTTGTTGTCATAGGGAATGGTCTGGGCTTTAAAAAGAAAAATGGTCAGAGGGTCGATGAGGAAAAAATAGAAAAAACTTTTGTATTAAAGTCCGATAAAATTCCGCAAAAATTAATTGATCTCATTGGAGAAACATCTGTGGAATATTTAAAGGTAGCGGATGAAATTGTAGGGAACGCAAAAAAGGAAATGGGAGATATTTTTAGTGATAACATTTATATCTCTTTGATTGATCATATTCAATTTGCTATCTCTCGGTACAGGAAATCCGTGGGACTAAAAAATTCACTTTTGTGGCAAATTAAAAAATTTTACAAAAAAGAATTTATGATTGGTATGAATGCGCTGGATATGATCCACGCTCAATTTGGTATTCACATGGACGAGCATGAAGCAAGCTTTATTGCCATGCATTTTGTCAATGCAAGGCAAGACGGTCAGGGAATGAAGCAAACGGTTGAGATTACGGAGGTCATTGATGACATTTTCAACATTGTAACCGATTACTATCAGCTGGCATTGGATGAAACTTCATTCAACTATTCCCGGTTTATTACCCATTTACAATACTTTGCTCAAAGAATGCTGAGTAACGAACAAGAGCAACGAGCTTCAGGCGACAACTTCTTGTATGAGCAGGTCAAAGATAAATACACTAAGGCTTTTCAATGTACCCATTTGATTAATCAATACCTGGAAAGCAAGCATGAAAGCGCTATGTCGATTGATGAAAAGGTATACTTGACGATTCATATACAGCGTGTGACTTCCAGAAACGATATTGCTGGTTCCTAG
- a CDS encoding beta-glucoside-specific PTS transporter subunit IIABC, with translation MDHKKMGDDIVRLVGGEENINGLVHCATRLRFDLKDSRKAERESLEKHEGIITVVESGGQFQVVIGSHVAYVYTEIMKNRDFGSDSPAAGESSGKKTSIISTIFEVISGSFSPLIPAMAGSGMIKALLTVLTLLGWMSATSDTYMILSAAGNAVFYFLPILLGITLGIKLKANPYVAGVIGAALMEPNFTGLMDKGSDVSFLGIPVVMMNYSASVFPVFISISIYALVDKFLKKIILKDLQLFLVPMLALMIMVPLSAIAFGPFGTGVGDWISSGVTWLIGVSGILSGIVLGGFMTFMVVFGLHWGFTPITIQNIGVGGDPIEAMAAAAVFAQIGVAFGIFLKAKKDKTLRTLAGSTSITGLLAGVTEPIVYGLVLRFKRVIPIVIIAGAIGGAINGHFGVKMTAYVFHNIFAIPVYTPTLIYIIAIACSFIAATLMVLIFGYESKVKGEAPEMDESVKTEEPVAVDIKKETIYSPITGKTIPLSQVNDSAFSTEAMGKGLAIEPSVGEVVAPIDGVVTSLFPTGHAIGLTSNAGTEILIHIGINTVALKGKHFNPVVKEGDSVKQGDLLIQFDREQIIEAGYDIVTPVIVTLTKNKVDVFETNQEQVQKNEVLLTLVV, from the coding sequence ATGGACCATAAGAAAATGGGCGATGACATCGTACGCCTCGTTGGAGGAGAAGAAAATATTAACGGGCTTGTCCATTGTGCTACACGTCTCAGATTTGACCTGAAAGATTCAAGAAAAGCCGAAAGAGAATCGCTAGAGAAGCATGAGGGCATCATTACTGTTGTCGAAAGCGGAGGGCAGTTTCAAGTGGTTATCGGGAGCCACGTTGCCTATGTATATACGGAGATCATGAAAAATAGGGATTTTGGATCGGACTCTCCTGCGGCTGGTGAATCAAGCGGAAAGAAGACATCGATCATATCTACAATCTTTGAAGTCATTTCCGGCAGTTTCTCCCCGCTGATTCCGGCGATGGCGGGCTCGGGGATGATAAAAGCACTCCTGACGGTTTTGACCTTGCTGGGGTGGATGTCTGCAACAAGTGATACCTATATGATCCTGTCCGCTGCGGGGAATGCTGTGTTTTACTTCTTACCGATTTTGCTTGGGATCACGCTTGGTATAAAGCTGAAGGCGAATCCTTATGTAGCAGGTGTCATCGGTGCGGCCCTCATGGAACCCAACTTTACGGGGCTGATGGACAAAGGCTCTGATGTATCGTTTTTGGGAATACCGGTGGTCATGATGAACTACTCGGCCAGTGTTTTCCCGGTTTTCATATCCATCAGCATATATGCGTTGGTGGACAAGTTTTTGAAGAAGATCATTCTTAAGGATCTACAGCTTTTTTTAGTTCCGATGCTGGCTTTAATGATTATGGTTCCGCTATCTGCGATCGCATTCGGACCTTTCGGTACAGGGGTAGGAGATTGGATTTCTTCAGGTGTGACATGGTTAATCGGTGTAAGTGGCATTTTGTCAGGGATTGTTCTTGGCGGTTTTATGACCTTTATGGTCGTCTTCGGACTTCACTGGGGGTTTACACCCATCACGATTCAAAATATCGGTGTTGGTGGTGATCCGATTGAGGCGATGGCTGCAGCAGCAGTATTTGCTCAAATTGGTGTCGCATTTGGTATTTTCCTGAAGGCGAAAAAAGATAAAACACTTAGAACTCTTGCGGGTTCCACGAGTATTACAGGATTGCTGGCTGGTGTGACAGAGCCGATTGTGTATGGTCTGGTGCTTCGTTTTAAACGTGTCATTCCCATTGTCATTATCGCTGGGGCTATAGGCGGAGCCATCAATGGACATTTTGGGGTGAAAATGACAGCTTATGTTTTTCATAATATTTTTGCTATTCCAGTATATACGCCAACCTTAATCTACATTATCGCCATTGCATGTTCATTTATAGCTGCAACGCTAATGGTTCTTATTTTTGGGTATGAAAGCAAGGTTAAGGGGGAGGCCCCGGAAATGGATGAATCCGTGAAAACAGAAGAACCCGTGGCCGTCGACATCAAGAAAGAAACGATATACAGCCCGATCACAGGCAAGACTATACCACTGAGCCAAGTGAATGATTCTGCATTTTCTACAGAGGCCATGGGAAAAGGGTTAGCCATTGAACCGTCTGTCGGTGAGGTCGTAGCGCCGATAGATGGAGTTGTAACCTCGCTGTTCCCCACAGGACACGCGATAGGCTTGACTTCAAATGCGGGTACAGAGATATTGATTCATATCGGAATTAACACAGTTGCTCTGAAAGGGAAGCATTTTAATCCAGTGGTTAAAGAGGGGGACAGTGTGAAACAGGGCGATTTGTTAATCCAATTTGACAGGGAACAGATTATAGAAGCAGGATACGATATTGTGACCCCTGTCATCGTTACACTTACTAAAAATAAAGTGGACGTATTCGAGACAAATCAGGAGCAGGTTCAGAAAAACGAAGTATTGTTAACTTTGGTTGTGTGA